In a genomic window of Ipomoea triloba cultivar NCNSP0323 chromosome 3, ASM357664v1:
- the LOC116012233 gene encoding putative late blight resistance protein homolog R1A-10, which translates to MTYGAAEDGMIYKEVADYTGSSGKYVCNLPFLDSNESWKLFSQKLGSIKLPPEVEEIGKRIVNKCRGLPLAITVAAGLLSKTKKSVENWQKIASAMNLPMTSDLHDQCSTILTLSYNNLPYHLKACFLYFGVFPRVRREISIKNLLNLWIAEGFVREDSGRSLEEGAMDYLQDLIDRNLVLISKLSFFDNIKTCRMHDLLFDLCLREVEKEKLLSTFRQRSENVVKLGNTEPLFEYANRWLTFQTMYNPRPKFSDNYNFHKSRTLFFFFGASGVFGAAESWRQNMSFKMIRVLDLREIQFEEAPNFDISDLILLRYLALSTIKYVRVLKHHHSLQTLIVKIESDEEIDSKWLQGLWKSQNLRFIEYPYSFPIDTDEIPAQDILHTLYWVPYLRCTKEFVLKIPNVKVLGIRCLEICSIQTETWWDNLHYLTKLEKLIVEDFESIPFPLQSINSFPQSLKKLKIVGTQLSLKFITVISMLPNLESLKFFQAYDMGEEEWETGNGGFLKLKFLFISAAKLKNWETMSDHFPVLQRLALHHCHDLEKIPEDFANITTLQLIELKDCCLSLVESAKDIQEEQSTYGNDQLVVRDYETRS; encoded by the exons ATGACATATGGGGCAGCAGAGGATGGGATGATCTACAAAGAGGTAGCAGATTACACTGGATCTTCAGGTAAATATGTTTGCAACTTGCCTTTCTTAGATTCAAATGAAAGTTGGAAACTGTTTTCCCAAAAGCTGGGAAGCATAAAATTGCCACCAGAAGTTGAAGAAATTGGTAAGCGCATTGTTAATAAATGCCGAGGATTACCACTTGCTATTACTGTAGCCGCAGGGCTTCTCTCCAAAACCAAAAAGTCAGTAGAAAATTGGCAGAAAATTGCGTCAGCAATGAATCTTCCAATGACTTCAGATCTTCATGACCAATGCTCAACCATACTCACCCTCAGTTACAACAACTTGCCTTACCATTTAAAAGCTTGTTTCTTATATTTTGGAGTCTTTCCTAGAGTTAGAAGAGAAATCTCCATAAAGAATCTTCTTAATTTATGGATTGCCGAGGGATTTGTTAGGGAAGATAGTGGTAGAAGTTTGGAAGAGGGTGCCATGGATTACTTACAAGATCTAATTGACAGAAATCTAGTGCTTATTAGCAAGCTAAGTTTCTTTGACAATATTAAGACATGTAGAATGCACGATTTGTTGTTTGACTTGTGTTTGAGAGAAGTAGAAAAAGAGAAGTTGTTGTCTACTTTTCGTCAAAGGAGTGAGAATGTTGTTAAATTGGGCAACACCGAGCCGTTGTTTGAATATGCAAACCGTTGGTTAACCTTTCAAACAATGTATAATCCTCGGCCCAAATTCAGTGACAACTATAATTTTCACAAATCTCGtaccctttttttctttttcggtGCTTCTGGAGTTTTTGGGGCGGCTGAATCTTGGAGACAAAATATGAGTTTCAAGATGATAAGGGTACTGGACCTAAGGGAAATTCAATTCGAGGAAGCTCCAAACTTTGACATCTCGGATCTGATTCTCTTAAGGTACCTAGCTTTGAGTACAATAAAGTATGTAAGGGTTCTGAAACATCACCACAGCTTACAAACTTTAATTGTTAAGATTGAGAGTGATGAGGAGATTGACAGTAAATGGTTGCAAGGTCTATGGAAGTCTCAAAACTTGAGGTTTATCGAGTATCCCTATTCATTCCCAATAGATACTGATGAGATTCCAGCTCAAGATATTTTGCACACTCTTTATTGGGTGCCTTATCTCCGGTGCACCAAAGAATTTGTTTTGAAGATTCCAAATGTTAAAGTGCTAGGGATTAGGTGTTTGGAAATATGTTCAATTCAAACTGAAACTTGGTGGGATAATCTTCACTATTTAACTAAGCTTGAGAAGCTAATAGTTGAAGATTTTGAGTCCATACCATTCCCACTTCAAAGTATTAATTCCTTTCCCCAAAGCCTTAAGAAGTTGAAAATTGTGGGAACACAACTCAGTTTGAAATTTATTACCGTCATTAGTATGTTGCCAAATCTTGAATCTCTCAAATTTTTCCAAGCGTATGACATGGGAGAGGAGGAGTGGGAAACTGGAAACGGTGGGTTtctcaaattgaaatttttattcatCAGTGCTGCAAAATTGAAGAACTGGGAAACGATGAGTGATCATTTTCCTGTCCTTCAACGCTTAGCATTGCATCACTGCCACGACTTGGAAAAGATCCCCGAAGACTTTGCAAACATTACTACGCTGCAATTGATTGAGTTGAAAGATTGTTGTCTTTCTCTTGTGGAGTCAGCTAAGGACATTCAAGAAGAGCAAAGCACATATGGAAATGATCAACTTGTTGTTCGTGACTACGAAACTCGGAGTTG A